The Polaribacter sp. KT25b genome contains the following window.
CTATTAGTTCTTTACCAGATTTAAAACTATTTATTTCTACATTAGAATTTAAAACATTTGCTGTTTTAATTATAAATGAACTTCTTTCAAATTCTATTGCAGTAATAGTAATACTTTCATCATCTACAGATTCTGATGTTATGTCTCCAGAAGTTGATCCAAAAATAATTTCACCATCTTCAAAAATATCTCTAATTTCATTATAAATATTTTTTTCTTGCAGCATGTATCTATTACCAAAAACCAAAACTAATGGTTTTTTTAGAGTACATTGTTTACTTAAATATTTAAATTTATTTGTCCCCCTTTTTTTTAGTTGTACTGTTTTCATTTATTTATTCTCTTAAGGGGACTCTTTAAATTATAATATCTATATTATATTTCTTCTTAATTGCTAAATTTACAAAATTTAACAATTATTAAAGTAATATTTAGTAAGTTTTAAATTGCTTTTTTTTGGATGTTAAATCTTACCTCTGTACCAACTTCTTTTATTTTTTCTAATTTTATAATGGCTTCAGAATTAAAATGTTCAAATGTTTTATTCATTAAACCTAAACCAAAATAGTGCATTGCTCTACTAGATTTATAGATTAAAGTTAACGAATTTACATTCTTTTCTTCAACAATAAATGTTGGTAAATCTGCGTCTGGGTAAATTTTTCTAACTTCTATGTGAATATGATTTTCTATAGATGAAATCATATCTATAGGTTCTTTATAAGATTCAATAATATCTGGATAACTGTTTTTTAATACTGCAAAAAAATGTTCTCCATAAACTAATAATAAATTATCGATTGAAATTTTTGTGTTAATACTTAAATTTTTAAGTAAACTAAGCATTTCGGAAAAACTGTAAGTACCAATAGTTGTATAAATGCCTTCTGAAGTTAAATTTGATTGAGAAATAATTGTATCAACCATTTCTAACCCAAATTTATCTTCAACCAAATCTAAAAATTCAGTAAATACAATTCCTTTCATTTTAAGATTTAATCAATTCATTAACGCTCCAATAAGATAAAACTATTTCAATTTTCTTAACGTAATCTTCATATTTTAATGGTTTTAAAATATAGCCAGACATACCAGTTCTATAACATTCAAGTAAATCTTTTTGATTGCTAGAAGTGGTTAAAATTATGGTAGGAATATGTTTTAAATCATCATTAGCTTTTAAAATTCTAAGAAATTCTATACCATTTATTTTAGGCATATTTAAATCTAATAAAATTATATCTGGAATATTAGATCTATTGTCTAAGAAATTTAATGCTTCTTCGCCATTTTTAGCTTCATACATTATGTGATTTAATTTTAATAACGAAAGAGTTCTTTTCATTTTCATTATTTCAATCAAATTATCTTCAACCAATAAAATCTTTAAACTTTTCTCCATCCCATTTATTTTTTTAAACAATTTTGGTATTACAAAATAAGTTTAAAGAAAAACAAATTTTGCTAAAGAATGATAACAGGTATTATTGTGGGGTTAAAATGCAGATTACTGTCGATGAACTGTATTTTTTACTTAAAAAAAAGATTTGAATGTTTTTATAAAAAATATAATTTTGAAGAGATAAATTTAGCTTATTAAGCCATTAAAATATTCAAAAATTTCTCCTTTAGAAATATTACTTCCTTTTTCAATTAAATCAAAAATT
Protein-coding sequences here:
- a CDS encoding response regulator, which produces MEKSLKILLVEDNLIEIMKMKRTLSLLKLNHIMYEAKNGEEALNFLDNRSNIPDIILLDLNMPKINGIEFLRILKANDDLKHIPTIILTTSSNQKDLLECYRTGMSGYILKPLKYEDYVKKIEIVLSYWSVNELIKS
- a CDS encoding heme NO-binding domain-containing protein; the encoded protein is MKGIVFTEFLDLVEDKFGLEMVDTIISQSNLTSEGIYTTIGTYSFSEMLSLLKNLSINTKISIDNLLLVYGEHFFAVLKNSYPDIIESYKEPIDMISSIENHIHIEVRKIYPDADLPTFIVEEKNVNSLTLIYKSSRAMHYFGLGLMNKTFEHFNSEAIIKLEKIKEVGTEVRFNIQKKAI